TCCGCCGCGGCGGTCGCGGCGGGCGTCAGCGTGCAGGCCAGCCCGGCCAGGGCCAGGAACCGGAAGAAGCGAAGGGGACGGGGCGGGGAAACCGTCATGCCAGGTTCTTCATGAAACGGTCCAGCTTGTCGTAGGCGGACTCCAGGGTCGCCATGTCCGGCAGCGTCACCACCCGGAAGTGGCGGGTCCCCGGTTTCTGCCCGAACCCGCTGCCGTGGACCACCAGCACGTGGCACTCGTGGAGGATGCGGAGGGTGAACTCCTTGTCCTCCATCGGGATGTGAAGCCGGGGGAAGGCGTAGAACGCCCCTTCGGGCTTGACGCAGGAGATCCCGGGGATGGCGTTCAGCCGCTCGATGGTGTAGTCGCGCCGCTGGGTCAGCCGGGCGTTCACGTCGGCCAGGTGGCTCTGGTCCCCCTCCAGGGCGGGCCGGATGGCGAACTGGAGCGGGTGGTTGGCGCAGAGCCGGGCGCGCACGAACTTGTGGATGGCCTCGTTGAAGTCGCCCATGATCTCCTCGGGGCCGCTGACGACGGCCCACCCGATGCGCCACCCCGGGACCAGGTAGGACTTCGACAGGCCGTTGAAGGTCACGAAGCCCACGTCGTCGGCCAGGGACGCGGTGGAGAGGTGCTCCTGCCCGTCGAAGACCATCTTGTCGTAGATCTCGTCGGAAAAGATCGGGAGGTGGTTCCGGCGGGCGAGTTCGATGACCTGGAGCAGGGCTTCCCGGCGGTAGAGGGCGCCCGTGGGGTTGTTGGGGTTGATCAGGCAGATGGCCTTCGTGCGGTCGTCGATCTTCGCCGCCATGTCCGCCACGTCGGGGCGCCAGTCGTGGTCCTCGTCCAGGAGATAGTGCCGGGACTCGGCCTGGAGTTTCTCCATGACGGCGGTGTAGAGGGGGTAGCCGGGGCTCGGGAGCAGCACGTTGTCGCCGGGGTTCACCAGGGCCGTGAGGCAGAGTTCGATGGCCTCGCTGGCGCCCGTGGACACGAAGATGGACCGGATGTCGCGGATCCCCTTCCGGTTTGCCTCCCGGCGGATCGCCTCCACGGCCTCGTCGGTGCCGTTCGAGCCCGAGTAGCCGTTGTGCTGGTCCAGCATGGCCTGGTGGCAGGCCTCG
The Acidobacteriota bacterium genome window above contains:
- a CDS encoding aminotransferase class I/II-fold pyridoxal phosphate-dependent enzyme, whose protein sequence is MSNGSCDQCGISPRAIIPAERTRNVEYAIRDIAVEAEKVRRQGHKILPLNIGDPLKYDFRTPLHMIEACHQAMLDQHNGYSGSNGTDEAVEAIRREANRKGIRDIRSIFVSTGASEAIELCLTALVNPGDNVLLPSPGYPLYTAVMEKLQAESRHYLLDEDHDWRPDVADMAAKIDDRTKAICLINPNNPTGALYRREALLQVIELARRNHLPIFSDEIYDKMVFDGQEHLSTASLADDVGFVTFNGLSKSYLVPGWRIGWAVVSGPEEIMGDFNEAIHKFVRARLCANHPLQFAIRPALEGDQSHLADVNARLTQRRDYTIERLNAIPGISCVKPEGAFYAFPRLHIPMEDKEFTLRILHECHVLVVHGSGFGQKPGTRHFRVVTLPDMATLESAYDKLDRFMKNLA